One Aster yellows witches'-broom phytoplasma AYWB DNA segment encodes these proteins:
- a CDS encoding DUF2963 domain-containing protein: MSSFRIGNKHYKIIPFLITTGTFLFFVFWIGGLAYEYFLETEERRKLQEVDIKEKARELNNDIYIENKKLKEENEHLKNVPYEFIRGNGEKQYYNLFTHKLVKKIDNDNNIFEYDKNNGFLLKKTDKYNNVEEYGSHGKLIKKTLSDGVWTEFNPVNDKMVKRKNIDNSIEEFDDNEEKFKEIDKNGKVKFFKTKLYKYPSEIDYYDGKTIYYIEEYDQQTGKLITKTIYRPDGKTIYYIEEYDQQTGKIIKETTFESDGKTINYIEKNDSQTGKRINKIYYNPDGTIKEIINH; this comes from the coding sequence ATGTCAAGTTTTAGAATAGGCAATAAACATTATAAAATAATTCCTTTTTTAATTACTACTGGAACATTCCTTTTTTTTGTGTTTTGGATAGGTGGACTTGCTTATGAATATTTTTTAGAAACCGAAGAAAGACGTAAATTACAAGAAGTAGATATTAAAGAAAAAGCAAGAGAGTTAAATAATGATATATATATTGAAAATAAAAAACTTAAAGAAGAAAACGAACATTTAAAAAATGTTCCTTATGAGTTTATAAGAGGTAACGGAGAAAAACAATATTATAATTTATTTACTCATAAATTAGTTAAAAAAATTGATAATGATAATAATATTTTTGAATATGATAAAAATAATGGTTTTTTATTAAAAAAAACTGATAAATATAATAATGTTGAAGAGTATGGTTCACATGGTAAATTAATCAAAAAAACTTTATCAGATGGCGTTTGGACTGAATTTAATCCAGTTAATGATAAAATGGTAAAAAGAAAAAATATTGATAATTCTATTGAAGAATTTGATGATAATGAAGAAAAGTTTAAAGAAATAGATAAAAACGGTAAAGTTAAATTTTTTAAAACCAAACTTTATAAATATCCGTCCGAAATTGATTATTACGATGGTAAAACAATATATTATATTGAGGAATACGATCAACAAACAGGAAAATTAATTACAAAAACTATTTATAGACCTGATGGTAAAACAATATATTATATTGAGGAATACGATCAACAAACAGGTAAAATAATTAAAGAAACAACATTTGAATCCGATGGTAAAACAATTAATTATATTGAGAAAAACGACTCCCAAACAGGTAAAAGAATTAATAAAATTTATTATAACCCTGATGGAACTATTAAAGAAATCATAAATCATTAA
- a CDS encoding SVM family protein (Sequence-variable mosaic (SVM) proteins are highly divergent, but recognized by the shared signal peptide region that defines them.), translated as MLKSTTQCKIIYLCLIIFVGLLFIINNQQLMAMNNDNNNNEIRNEIREINNRILELALEKKQLSNQMSLNPIRSFANLELNIRNRAIYLELNNLYDRLRIIGQQPINPNQPNNPLNR; from the coding sequence ATGTTAAAATCAACAACTCAATGTAAAATAATTTATCTTTGTTTAATAATCTTTGTAGGATTGTTATTTATAATAAATAATCAACAATTAATGGCGATGAATAACGATAATAACAATAATGAAATAAGAAATGAAATAAGAGAAATTAATAATAGAATTTTGGAATTAGCTTTAGAAAAAAAACAGTTATCCAACCAAATGAGTTTAAATCCAATAAGATCTTTTGCAAACTTAGAATTAAATATCAGAAACCGAGCGATATATTTAGAGCTAAACAATCTTTATGATAGATTAAGAATTATCGGGCAACAACCCATCAACCCTAATCAACCAAATAACCCCCTAAATCGATAA
- a CDS encoding SVM family protein (Sequence-variable mosaic (SVM) proteins are highly divergent, but recognized by the shared signal peptide region that defines them.): MIKLKNQFKIISIYLFVLLGFFLIFNTKCLHAFPGIDLDARKHQLEEEINTLIIELTNVFNDTNL; encoded by the coding sequence ATGATTAAATTAAAAAATCAATTTAAAATAATAAGTATTTATTTATTTGTTTTATTAGGATTTTTTTTAATTTTTAATACTAAATGTTTGCATGCTTTCCCTGGTATAGATTTAGACGCAAGAAAACATCAACTTGAAGAAGAAATAAATACTTTAATAATAGAATTAACTAACGTTTTTAATGATACTAATTTATAA
- a CDS encoding sigma-70 family RNA polymerase sigma factor has protein sequence MLRQKLFKDFLKNKKNLEIRNQLIELHLPLVKKITYHFKYCPKVLTKEDLYQEGILGLIKALNNYQDLGYDFIAYATPTIKSAINELIRKSHSPSIPQKTTKPNNISFKEEQYKQPNWDKILNPHQLWLKQVKHELLIKKLKTKLSKNEFNVICLNFGISLENNNKPNQQPLSNHAIAQKLNLKLSQIEDLKDNAIRKLNPNYKNKEK, from the coding sequence ATGTTAAGACAAAAATTATTTAAAGATTTTTTAAAAAATAAAAAGAATTTAGAAATTCGTAATCAATTAATCGAACTTCATTTACCTTTAGTAAAAAAAATAACTTATCATTTTAAATATTGCCCTAAAGTTTTAACTAAGGAGGATTTATATCAAGAAGGGATTTTAGGATTAATCAAAGCTCTAAATAATTACCAAGATTTAGGTTATGACTTTATCGCCTATGCAACACCAACAATAAAATCAGCAATCAATGAACTAATAAGAAAAAGCCATTCACCTTCAATTCCCCAAAAAACAACCAAACCAAACAATATCAGTTTTAAAGAAGAACAATACAAACAACCTAATTGGGATAAAATCCTTAATCCGCATCAATTATGGCTAAAACAAGTAAAACATGAATTATTAATAAAAAAACTAAAAACTAAACTAAGTAAAAATGAATTCAATGTTATTTGTTTAAATTTTGGTATCTCATTAGAAAACAACAACAAACCTAATCAACAACCCCTATCCAATCATGCAATCGCCCAAAAACTTAATTTAAAACTCTCACAAATTGAAGATTTAAAAGATAATGCAATTAGAAAACTAAACCCAAATTATAAAAATAAGGAGAAATAA
- a CDS encoding SVM family protein (Sequence-variable mosaic (SVM) proteins are highly divergent, but recognized by the shared signal peptide region that defines them.) codes for MFKLKNQFSRINLFFISLGLLFLVNHHPLMAIENKKICNLNMKIHNIWIQKKEDIVSHVINKNIDQIFSYLTLDYPCYNSTTNNENDLCWRIKEPPNNLLFVFFDSGIRSNEDEFYSLEDLNEMGNGAKNMYIFWLTKTLYPQIKTQKDIINKEIFYQLKIKLKNIEIEKLNIELNLFKEIKLKLEKEINNQTNIYLNTKKIILNLENDINNLEEINKKNQNINLENEKLKQQLNLNYIELQKEKEKFLNQQNNINKLQQELNQKTTTYMGIFNSLYKKIF; via the coding sequence ATGTTTAAATTAAAAAATCAATTTAGTAGAATAAATTTATTCTTTATTAGCTTAGGATTGTTGTTTTTGGTTAATCATCATCCATTGATGGCAATAGAAAATAAAAAAATATGCAATCTAAATATGAAAATTCATAATATTTGGATTCAAAAAAAAGAAGATATTGTTTCTCATGTTATAAATAAAAATATTGATCAAATATTTAGTTATTTAACTTTAGATTATCCTTGTTATAATAGCACCACTAATAATGAAAATGATCTTTGTTGGCGTATCAAAGAACCTCCTAATAATCTATTATTTGTTTTTTTTGATAGCGGAATTAGATCTAATGAAGATGAATTTTATTCTTTAGAAGATCTAAATGAAATGGGCAATGGAGCAAAAAATATGTATATTTTTTGGTTAACAAAAACATTATATCCACAAATTAAAACTCAAAAAGATATTATAAATAAAGAAATATTTTACCAATTAAAAATAAAATTGAAAAATATTGAAATAGAAAAATTAAATATTGAATTAAATTTATTTAAAGAAATAAAATTAAAATTAGAAAAAGAAATAAATAACCAAACAAATATTTATCTTAATACAAAAAAAATTATTCTAAATCTAGAAAATGATATAAACAATTTAGAAGAAATTAACAAAAAAAACCAAAATATTAATTTAGAAAATGAAAAATTAAAACAACAATTAAACTTAAACTATATAGAATTACAAAAAGAAAAAGAAAAATTTTTAAATCAACAAAATAATATAAATAAATTACAACAAGAATTAAATCAAAAAACAACTACTTATATGGGTATTTTTAATTCATTGTATAAAAAAATATTTTAA
- a CDS encoding SVM family protein (Sequence-variable mosaic (SVM) proteins are highly divergent, but recognized by the shared signal peptide region that defines them.), translated as MIKLKNKFQIISVFLFTFIGLLFIFNTKCLYALPGITLETQKIRLEERKNELKSQEIVLSQEPRNNVNIERLCHVRTEIVKINMEIYMIMQQIQMRDIIQ; from the coding sequence ATGATTAAATTAAAAAATAAATTTCAAATAATAAGTGTTTTTTTATTTACTTTTATAGGTTTATTATTTATTTTTAATACTAAATGTTTGTATGCTTTACCTGGAATAACTTTAGAAACACAAAAGATCCGATTAGAAGAAAGAAAAAATGAATTAAAGTCACAAGAAATAGTACTATCTCAAGAACCAAGAAATAATGTAAATATTGAAAGATTATGTCATGTTAGAACGGAAATAGTTAAGATAAATATGGAAATATATATGATAATGCAACAGATTCAAATGCGAGACATCATACAATAA
- the tig gene encoding trigger factor, protein MKIKKINNQKVQYFFKVSSKELETQLSSAYEKIKSKVEIKGFRKGHVPRKIFENHFGKNNLYSDALENIVQTKYQEILQKKDFESMGMPQVIDLNEKKLKDNQNFTFGLEFIVKPKVILKKYLGLEITKDELEVKDCEVEEKINSLLEKQATLESKTQNNSLELTDTAVFDFEGFVDEKPFEGGTAKNFSLKIGSGQFLPGFEDQMLGMKQGQNKDINITFPSDYHQKKLANKKVIFKVTLHQIKTKKIPQLTDNLVKLLKLANVSTVEELKNNTKKTLLDQKKHKEKENIKKQVIEQLVKNSELQIPQEIISQEKTHLQKEFEKQLKQQNLTLEQYKQYLGIGDEKMEKEFNQQAQKNLQYRLIIEQVAFQEKLTISKEKIEQQYKNLSNHYKVPVNQIKQNLPEKNLQHSLLMDEALDLVINKAVVVTK, encoded by the coding sequence ATGAAAATTAAAAAAATCAACAATCAAAAAGTACAATATTTTTTTAAAGTTTCTTCAAAGGAATTAGAAACCCAACTGTCTAGCGCTTATGAAAAAATTAAATCAAAAGTAGAAATTAAAGGTTTTAGAAAAGGGCACGTTCCAAGAAAAATTTTTGAAAATCATTTCGGCAAAAACAATTTATACTCTGATGCATTAGAAAATATCGTACAAACTAAATATCAAGAAATCCTACAAAAAAAAGATTTTGAAAGCATGGGAATGCCTCAAGTAATTGATTTAAACGAAAAAAAACTTAAAGACAATCAAAATTTTACTTTTGGATTGGAATTTATCGTTAAACCCAAAGTTATTTTAAAAAAATATTTAGGGTTAGAAATTACAAAAGACGAACTCGAAGTAAAAGATTGCGAAGTGGAAGAAAAAATAAATTCCTTATTAGAAAAACAAGCAACTTTGGAATCCAAAACCCAAAACAATTCTTTAGAATTAACAGACACTGCTGTTTTTGATTTTGAAGGTTTTGTTGATGAAAAACCTTTTGAAGGCGGCACTGCCAAAAATTTTAGTTTAAAAATTGGCTCTGGTCAATTTTTACCTGGTTTTGAAGACCAAATGTTAGGGATGAAACAAGGACAAAACAAAGACATTAATATAACTTTCCCAAGCGATTACCACCAAAAAAAACTAGCTAATAAAAAAGTTATTTTTAAAGTAACTCTACACCAAATCAAAACTAAAAAAATACCTCAATTAACAGACAATTTGGTAAAATTACTTAAACTCGCCAATGTTTCAACCGTAGAAGAATTAAAAAACAATACTAAAAAAACTCTTTTAGATCAAAAAAAACACAAAGAAAAAGAAAACATTAAAAAACAAGTAATAGAACAATTAGTTAAAAATTCCGAATTACAAATTCCTCAGGAAATTATTTCCCAAGAAAAAACTCACCTCCAAAAAGAATTTGAAAAACAATTAAAACAACAAAATTTAACTTTGGAACAATACAAACAATATTTAGGTATTGGTGATGAAAAAATGGAAAAAGAATTCAACCAACAAGCACAAAAAAACCTCCAATACCGACTTATTATAGAACAAGTTGCCTTTCAAGAAAAATTAACTATTTCCAAAGAAAAAATCGAACAACAATACAAAAACTTAAGTAACCATTACAAAGTTCCAGTTAATCAAATCAAACAAAACCTTCCTGAAAAAAACTTACAACATTCTCTTTTGATGGATGAAGCCTTAGACCTTGTTATTAATAAAGCTGTTGTTGTTACTAAATAA
- the lon gene encoding endopeptidase La — MKTKSKKLKSDLSIGEFEDIFQEIPEQLPVVVISEIMPIPNVDFRIEVSDNSYLKALKESETNANSFVILLTQKGLSHNKPKLTNLQRYGVLAQIITKVKIPHGDFKVRFRILQRVKIDKFLQKEPFLKVSYEKVKTVYGSIEEEKALIKLVIEKIMDKPFQLLVQNTNNFLDIIKTEPETENITDIIIFNLKIDDLDKYKYLKESHLNKRIFYILQDIQSLLIGLDLEQKINEKVKQSIDENQKEFYLREKMKAIQLELGDKAKKEEEIAELRDKIKKTPLPPEIKKKALQELSRYQTSSLMAESFVIKNYLDFLLELPWGKTSQDENDLVAIEKSLNNQHYGLQKVKERILEYAAVKIMTKKNPQNILCLVGPPGVGKTSLASSIAKALGRQFVRQSLGGLKEESEIRGHRRTYIGAMPGRILAGIRDAKTVNPVFLLDEIDKLVTNYNFDPASALLEVLDPQQNINFMDHFLSEPFDLSQVLFIATANYLDNVPEALKDRMEIIEVSSYTEKDKINIASKYLLKKQLKNHGITDTNLVIDNDTILYLIRHYTKEAGVRELDRILAELARKTVKECLIKKKEQVIITTKNVTKYLGKEKYLNLLDEQKEKIGSTNGLAYTYFGGDLLPVEVTYYKGKGQLVLTGKLGEVLKESAYTALSFIKANCQNLGIDANIFAENDFHIHLPEAAIPKDGPSAGITIATSLVSAITQKYIKKGLGMTGEITLRGNILAIGGLKEKAIAANRSGLDTIFIPQENLKDIEDIPEEVRNKLNIIPVSNISDVFSQVFVV, encoded by the coding sequence ATGAAAACCAAAAGCAAAAAATTAAAATCAGATCTTTCTATTGGCGAATTTGAAGATATTTTTCAAGAAATTCCTGAACAACTCCCAGTTGTAGTTATAAGCGAAATAATGCCTATTCCAAATGTTGATTTTCGTATCGAAGTATCAGACAATTCTTATTTAAAAGCTTTAAAAGAGTCAGAAACTAACGCAAATTCTTTCGTTATTCTTTTAACTCAAAAAGGTTTATCACACAACAAACCAAAACTAACTAACCTTCAACGTTACGGTGTATTGGCACAAATAATTACCAAAGTAAAAATCCCTCATGGCGATTTTAAAGTGAGATTTCGTATTTTACAAAGAGTAAAAATTGATAAATTTTTGCAAAAAGAACCTTTTTTAAAAGTCTCATACGAAAAAGTCAAAACCGTTTATGGAAGCATCGAAGAAGAAAAAGCCTTAATTAAGTTAGTTATAGAAAAAATTATGGACAAACCTTTTCAATTGCTTGTTCAAAACACCAATAATTTTTTAGATATCATCAAAACAGAACCAGAAACAGAAAATATCACTGATATCATTATCTTTAATTTAAAAATTGATGATTTAGATAAATACAAATATCTTAAAGAATCTCACCTTAATAAAAGAATTTTTTACATTCTTCAAGACATCCAAAGTTTACTTATAGGACTCGATTTAGAACAAAAAATCAATGAAAAAGTAAAACAAAGTATTGATGAAAACCAAAAAGAATTTTATTTAAGAGAAAAAATGAAAGCAATTCAACTAGAATTAGGGGACAAAGCCAAAAAAGAAGAAGAAATTGCAGAATTACGCGATAAAATAAAAAAAACTCCTTTACCTCCTGAAATCAAAAAAAAAGCTTTACAAGAATTATCACGTTATCAAACATCATCTTTAATGGCAGAATCTTTTGTAATTAAAAATTATCTTGATTTTTTACTGGAATTACCTTGGGGCAAAACCAGCCAAGATGAAAATGATTTAGTTGCCATTGAAAAATCCTTAAACAACCAGCATTACGGACTTCAAAAAGTCAAAGAACGTATTTTAGAATATGCAGCAGTCAAAATAATGACTAAGAAAAACCCTCAAAATATTTTATGTCTTGTAGGACCTCCAGGAGTGGGGAAAACCTCACTTGCCTCTTCTATTGCCAAAGCTTTAGGACGCCAATTTGTCAGACAATCTTTAGGTGGTTTAAAGGAAGAGTCAGAAATTAGAGGTCACAGAAGAACTTATATTGGAGCTATGCCAGGTCGCATTCTTGCAGGCATTAGGGACGCCAAAACAGTTAATCCTGTCTTTTTATTAGACGAAATTGACAAACTAGTAACCAATTATAACTTTGATCCTGCATCAGCTTTATTAGAAGTACTTGACCCACAACAAAATATTAATTTTATGGATCATTTTTTATCCGAACCATTTGATTTATCCCAAGTATTGTTTATTGCTACTGCCAATTATCTTGATAACGTTCCAGAAGCTTTAAAAGACCGTATGGAAATTATCGAAGTAAGCTCTTACACTGAAAAAGACAAAATTAACATAGCTTCCAAATATCTTTTAAAAAAACAACTTAAAAACCATGGAATCACTGACACAAATTTAGTTATTGATAATGATACTATCCTTTATTTAATTAGACATTACACCAAAGAAGCAGGAGTAAGAGAGTTGGATAGAATCCTCGCAGAACTAGCTAGAAAAACAGTTAAAGAATGTTTAATTAAAAAAAAAGAACAAGTAATTATTACTACTAAAAACGTTACTAAATACTTAGGTAAAGAAAAATACCTAAATCTTTTAGATGAACAAAAAGAAAAAATAGGTTCTACTAACGGGCTTGCCTATACTTATTTTGGAGGCGATTTACTTCCAGTAGAGGTTACTTATTATAAAGGTAAAGGACAATTAGTCCTTACAGGTAAATTAGGAGAAGTCCTCAAAGAAAGCGCTTATACTGCTTTAAGTTTCATCAAAGCTAACTGTCAAAATTTAGGAATAGATGCCAATATTTTTGCAGAAAACGACTTTCACATTCATCTTCCAGAAGCAGCTATTCCTAAAGACGGTCCTTCAGCTGGAATTACTATTGCTACTTCCCTTGTATCTGCAATTACCCAAAAATATATTAAAAAAGGTTTAGGAATGACAGGAGAAATTACTTTACGAGGAAATATTTTAGCTATTGGAGGTTTAAAAGAAAAAGCTATTGCTGCTAATCGTAGCGGTCTTGACACTATTTTTATTCCTCAAGAAAATTTAAAAGATATTGAAGATATTCCTGAAGAAGTAAGAAATAAATTAAATATTATTCCTGTATCAAATATTTCTGATGTTTTTTCACAAGTGTTTGTTGTTTAA
- the uvrA gene encoding excinuclease ABC subunit UvrA: MKNNKNQFIKVRGARQNNLKNINIDIPKNKLVIITGLSGSGKSSLAFDTLYQEGKRRYVESLSAYARQFLGSFEKPNVDSIEGLSPSISVDQKTTSNNPRSTVGTITEIYDYLRLIYANIAFPFHPEKNIVLEKQTIEQMINKTNQTFPKQLVLILAPIIERKKGTHQKTLEALAKDGFNRVIINDIIYLMDDIPSLTKNQYHNIYVVIDRFEVNSDNQTRLFEALEQALNLAQGKVFIMDYKSKNSNDSNKDDNKNKKCQILKLNCNYHLEGINFDIPLRESRLFSFNTPLGACQICKGIGKTAEIDCDMILDYEKPLNKDAILIFKSNNEYNNFASKEQELKAVCNHYQIDMTVPLKKIDPQKLNIILYGSPDQIPLTPPLCFSRFSKNTTTKTLKCDFFEGIASMLKRRFEETTSEWLKKWLSNYMMEKKCKKCQGQRLNQGALLFKINNKNIYEITDLSIEQTLAFFQNLELSKKDTKIINLALKEVINRLTFLKEIGLGYLSLSRSVTTLSGGESQRIRLATQIGSQLSGVLYVLDEPSIGLHQKDNDLLIKSLKKMRDLGNSLIVVEHDHDTMLASDYLIDIGPQAGIFGGKVQAFGTPQEVMKNKNSLTGKYLSKKIQIKVPKIRRKGNKDHILVTKASKNNLKSINVCFPMQQLIVVTGVSGSGKSTLVNDVLLDCLQKKYSKKNKNQQKDFSHLVNDFNKVKKIVEISQDPIGKTPRSNPLTYTGVFDEIRELYSKTKEAQMKGYQKGRFSFNVKGGRCEVCSGDGVKKISMHFLPDVYVMCEACKGTRYQKETLSIKYKDKNIADILAMSVEEGVLFFQNHPKIKHQLEILQNVGLGYIKLGQSSPTLSGGEAQRVKLASELHKKVIPGALYILDEPTTGLHSEDVRQLLKVLHQMTDKKATIVVIEHNLDVIKNADYIIDLGPEGGACGGYVVATGTPEQVSQNEKSYTGKYLKKILDEKK, encoded by the coding sequence ATGAAAAATAATAAAAATCAATTTATTAAAGTCCGCGGGGCTCGTCAAAATAATTTAAAAAATATTAATATTGATATTCCTAAAAATAAATTAGTTATTATAACAGGATTATCAGGTTCTGGAAAATCTTCTTTAGCTTTCGATACTTTATATCAAGAAGGAAAAAGAAGGTATGTAGAATCGTTAAGTGCTTATGCTAGACAATTTTTAGGTAGTTTTGAAAAACCTAATGTAGATAGTATTGAAGGTTTGAGCCCTTCTATTAGCGTTGACCAAAAAACAACTTCTAATAATCCTCGTTCTACTGTGGGAACTATTACAGAAATATATGATTATTTAAGATTAATTTATGCCAATATTGCATTTCCTTTTCATCCTGAAAAAAATATTGTTTTAGAAAAACAAACCATCGAACAAATGATTAATAAAACTAATCAAACTTTTCCCAAACAACTAGTCTTAATCCTTGCTCCTATAATTGAAAGAAAAAAAGGAACCCATCAAAAAACCTTAGAAGCTCTTGCCAAAGATGGTTTTAATAGAGTAATAATTAATGATATTATTTATTTAATGGACGATATTCCTTCTTTAACAAAAAATCAATATCATAATATTTATGTAGTAATTGATCGTTTTGAAGTTAATTCAGATAATCAAACTCGTCTTTTTGAAGCCTTAGAGCAAGCTCTAAATTTAGCTCAAGGAAAAGTTTTTATTATGGATTATAAAAGTAAAAATAGTAATGATAGTAATAAGGATGATAATAAAAATAAAAAATGTCAAATATTAAAACTAAATTGCAATTATCATTTAGAAGGTATTAATTTTGATATTCCTTTACGTGAATCAAGACTTTTTTCATTTAATACTCCTTTAGGAGCTTGCCAAATTTGTAAAGGGATTGGAAAAACAGCAGAAATTGATTGTGATATGATTCTAGATTATGAAAAACCATTAAATAAAGATGCCATTTTAATTTTTAAAAGCAATAATGAATATAATAATTTCGCTAGCAAAGAACAAGAATTAAAAGCTGTATGCAATCATTATCAAATTGATATGACTGTTCCTTTAAAAAAAATAGATCCCCAAAAACTAAATATTATTCTTTATGGTTCACCTGACCAAATACCTTTAACTCCTCCTTTGTGTTTTTCTCGTTTTTCCAAAAATACCACCACCAAAACTCTTAAATGTGATTTTTTTGAAGGTATAGCTTCTATGCTTAAAAGACGTTTTGAAGAAACAACAAGCGAATGGCTCAAAAAATGGCTTTCTAATTATATGATGGAAAAAAAATGCAAAAAATGTCAAGGACAAAGACTTAATCAAGGGGCTTTACTTTTTAAAATCAATAACAAAAATATTTATGAAATAACTGATTTATCAATTGAACAAACCCTTGCTTTTTTCCAAAATTTAGAATTGTCAAAAAAAGATACAAAAATTATTAATTTAGCCCTCAAAGAAGTTATTAATCGTCTTACTTTTTTAAAAGAAATTGGGTTAGGATACCTTTCTTTATCGCGTAGTGTAACAACTCTTTCGGGAGGAGAATCACAAAGAATTAGGTTAGCTACTCAAATTGGCTCCCAACTTTCAGGAGTGCTTTATGTCCTTGATGAACCTTCAATTGGATTGCACCAAAAAGACAACGATCTTTTAATTAAATCACTTAAAAAAATGCGAGATTTAGGTAATTCTTTAATTGTAGTAGAACACGATCATGATACAATGCTTGCTTCCGATTATTTAATTGATATTGGCCCTCAAGCAGGTATTTTTGGAGGAAAAGTACAAGCTTTTGGAACGCCCCAAGAAGTAATGAAAAACAAAAATAGTCTTACAGGAAAATATTTATCCAAAAAAATCCAAATTAAAGTTCCCAAAATTAGAAGAAAAGGTAATAAAGATCATATTTTAGTAACCAAAGCTTCCAAAAATAATCTTAAATCAATTAATGTTTGCTTTCCTATGCAACAATTAATTGTAGTTACAGGCGTTTCTGGTTCGGGAAAATCTACTTTAGTAAATGATGTTTTGCTTGATTGCTTACAAAAAAAATACAGCAAAAAAAATAAAAACCAACAAAAAGATTTTAGTCATTTAGTTAATGATTTTAACAAAGTCAAAAAAATAGTTGAAATTTCACAAGACCCAATTGGTAAAACTCCTCGCAGCAATCCCCTTACTTATACTGGTGTTTTTGATGAAATTAGAGAACTTTACTCCAAAACCAAAGAAGCCCAAATGAAAGGTTATCAAAAAGGGCGTTTTTCTTTTAACGTTAAAGGCGGTAGATGTGAGGTTTGTAGTGGAGATGGAGTCAAAAAAATATCTATGCATTTTTTACCAGATGTCTATGTTATGTGCGAAGCTTGTAAAGGAACTCGTTATCAAAAAGAAACTTTAAGTATCAAATACAAAGATAAAAATATTGCAGATATTCTTGCTATGAGTGTTGAAGAAGGTGTTTTATTTTTCCAAAATCATCCTAAAATTAAACATCAATTAGAAATTTTACAAAATGTAGGGCTTGGTTATATTAAATTAGGACAGTCCTCACCAACTTTATCTGGAGGAGAAGCCCAACGAGTTAAATTAGCAAGCGAACTACACAAAAAAGTTATTCCAGGTGCTTTGTATATTTTAGATGAACCTACCACAGGACTTCATTCAGAAGATGTTAGACAATTACTTAAAGTTCTACATCAAATGACAGATAAAAAAGCTACTATTGTTGTAATTGAACATAATTTAGATGTAATTAAAAACGCTGATTATATAATTGATTTAGGTCCTGAAGGAGGAGCTTGTGGTGGATATGTAGTTGCAACAGGAACCCCAGAACAAGTAAGTCAAAATGAAAAAAGTTATACTGGTAAATATTTAAAGAAGATTCTTGATGAAAAAAAATAA
- a CDS encoding SVM family protein (Sequence-variable mosaic (SVM) proteins are highly divergent, but recognized by the shared signal peptide region that defines them.) — protein MFKIKHHLLFLNIFVFFGLGLFLITSNNYIMAMGNKNSNNNEISNDEEYALYVQAEFSIQNELTNFKFNNEKKSELLYKQTCITKAIQKYNKRKNNHQLSTPYDNRPESFQNNLHSLTENNNNLSGDLQYINLTKNNSNIYSVDKPESYKKNDSKNKGVIIND, from the coding sequence ATGTTTAAAATTAAACATCATTTATTATTCTTAAATATATTTGTATTTTTTGGTTTAGGATTATTTTTAATTACTAGTAATAATTATATTATGGCGATGGGAAATAAAAATAGCAATAATAATGAAATTTCCAATGATGAAGAATATGCCTTATATGTACAAGCAGAATTTTCAATACAAAACGAATTAACAAACTTCAAATTCAATAATGAAAAAAAATCAGAACTTTTGTATAAACAAACTTGTATTACAAAAGCAATTCAAAAATATAATAAAAGAAAAAATAATCATCAATTATCAACGCCATATGATAATCGACCAGAAAGTTTTCAAAATAATTTACATTCTTTAACAGAAAATAATAATAATTTATCTGGCGATCTTCAATATATTAATTTAACAAAAAACAATTCTAATATATATTCGGTTGATAAACCAGAAAGTTATAAAAAGAATGATTCTAAAAATAAAGGAGTGATAATTAATGATTAA